In Kineosporiaceae bacterium, a genomic segment contains:
- a CDS encoding alpha-galactosidase — protein sequence RTDPDGAQQLIVHARARGLALRIELRLEASGLVRLRHELTNQATVGYRLDRLLAVLPVPDQAGELLDLTGRWCRERSPQRLDLGYGTWSRESRRGRTGHDAPLLLTCGTPGFGFRHGEVWAVHVAWSGNHVHYAERLPEGAGSHAGPVLGGGELLDSGEIELAPGESHASPWVVFSYSGDGLDGASARIHSWLRSRAQHPHAPIRPRPLVLNTWEAVYFDHDLDRLTELARVAAAVGVERFVLDDGWFGGRRTDRAGLGDWYVSPEVWPQGLKPLADVVRGFGMDFGLWFEPEMVNLDSDVARAHPDWLLGPGPAQGVEVARAWRHQHLLNLAVPGAYAYLLERLDALVGEIGIAFIKWDHNRDLHEMPTHAQTAALYRLLDDLRARHPGLEIESCSSGGARVDLGVLEHTDRVWASDTNDALERQQIQRWTTLLLPPELIGSHIGGPVSHTTGRTADLSMRAITALFAHAGIEWDITQCTPAELEQIASWAALYKEVRTLLHTGIVVRADEVGAGGGRSDDPECLLHGVVAADGREALFAYVRLRTSVSANAGRLRLPGLDPTRRYRVRRRDEAGPARGQVLRQPDWWQSGKAEATGAVLAAIGLPAPVLHPSQAVLLHLTAG from the coding sequence GCGCACCGATCCGGACGGCGCCCAGCAGCTGATCGTGCACGCTCGGGCACGGGGGCTGGCCCTGCGCATCGAGCTGCGGCTCGAGGCCTCGGGTCTGGTGCGCCTGCGGCACGAACTGACCAACCAGGCGACGGTGGGCTATCGGCTCGACCGGCTGCTCGCCGTCCTGCCGGTGCCCGATCAGGCGGGCGAGCTGCTCGACCTGACCGGCCGGTGGTGTCGTGAGCGCAGCCCGCAGCGCCTCGACCTGGGGTACGGCACCTGGAGCCGCGAATCCCGTCGCGGCCGCACCGGGCATGATGCGCCGTTGCTGTTGACTTGTGGCACACCGGGTTTCGGTTTTCGCCACGGTGAGGTGTGGGCGGTGCACGTCGCCTGGAGCGGCAATCACGTGCACTACGCCGAGCGGCTACCCGAGGGCGCCGGATCTCATGCCGGGCCGGTGCTCGGCGGCGGCGAGCTGCTCGATTCGGGCGAGATCGAGCTGGCGCCGGGCGAGAGTCACGCCAGCCCGTGGGTGGTCTTCAGCTACTCCGGCGACGGCCTGGACGGCGCGAGCGCGCGGATCCACAGCTGGCTGCGGTCGCGGGCGCAGCACCCGCATGCGCCGATCCGCCCCCGCCCGCTGGTGCTGAACACCTGGGAGGCGGTCTATTTCGATCACGATCTCGACCGGCTGACCGAGCTCGCGCGGGTGGCGGCGGCCGTCGGGGTCGAGCGGTTCGTGCTGGACGACGGCTGGTTCGGTGGCCGCCGCACCGATCGGGCGGGTCTGGGGGACTGGTATGTCTCACCCGAGGTCTGGCCGCAGGGGCTGAAGCCGCTGGCGGACGTCGTCCGGGGGTTCGGCATGGACTTCGGGCTGTGGTTCGAGCCCGAGATGGTCAACCTCGACTCCGACGTGGCGCGCGCCCACCCCGACTGGCTGCTCGGTCCCGGCCCGGCGCAGGGTGTCGAGGTGGCGCGCGCCTGGCGGCATCAGCACCTGCTGAACCTCGCGGTCCCGGGGGCGTATGCCTACCTGCTGGAACGGCTCGACGCCCTGGTGGGCGAGATCGGCATCGCCTTCATCAAGTGGGACCACAACCGTGACCTGCACGAGATGCCCACGCACGCCCAGACCGCCGCGCTCTACCGGCTGCTGGACGATCTGCGCGCCCGCCACCCCGGCCTCGAGATCGAGTCGTGTTCCTCGGGCGGCGCCCGGGTGGACCTCGGTGTGCTGGAACACACTGATCGGGTGTGGGCCTCGGACACCAACGACGCCCTCGAGCGGCAACAGATCCAGCGCTGGACGACGCTGCTGCTGCCGCCGGAGCTGATCGGTTCGCACATCGGTGGCCCGGTGTCGCACACCACCGGGCGGACCGCCGACCTGTCGATGCGGGCGATCACGGCGCTGTTCGCCCATGCCGGCATCGAGTGGGACATCACGCAGTGCACCCCGGCCGAGCTGGAGCAGATCGCGTCGTGGGCCGCGTTGTACAAGGAGGTCCGCACCCTGCTGCACACCGGAATCGTGGTGCGCGCGGACGAGGTGGGTGCCGGCGGCGGCAGGTCCGACGATCCGGAATGCCTGCTGCACGGTGTCGTCGCCGCGGACGGGCGCGAGGCGCTCTTCGCCTACGTACGGCTGCGCACCTCGGTCTCGGCCAACGCCGGCCGGCTGCGGCTGCCCGGGCTCGACCCGACGCGGCGTTACCGGGTACGCCGCCGGGACGAGGCGGGGCCGGCCCGGGGTCAGGTTCTCCGTCAGCCCGACTGGTGGCAGTCCGGGAAGGCCGAGGCGACGGGCGCGGTGCTCGCCGCCATCGGGCTGCCCGCCCCGGTGCTGCACCCGTCCCAGGCGGTGCTGCTGCACCTCACGGCCGGGTGA